The Sphingopyxis sp. BE259 nucleotide sequence TGCGGTGGAGGACGAGCGCGAGCACCAGACTGACCATATCAAAGCGGCCGTCGAGCGTGTCGGGGACGGTGCCCTGGGCATACCAGTGCGGCGCGCGCGCGGTCGCGATGACGGCGTTCCACAGCGGGCGGCGGGCTTCGCGCGGGTCGGGCTGCGAGCGGAAGAGGTTACGGAGCGAGAACATGCCCACCGCTTAGGCGCAATCGGCGCTGCGGAAAAGGGGGCGGTGGCGGCGGATGTTGGTCAGCTTCCAGCAAGGCTTGGCGCGCCACAAGCACCTTGTGCGCTGCGACCGCTTGCGGTTAAGAGGCGCCAGAGCCAGCGCCGCCCGCCGGAAGAAGCGGCGGACGGGCGCCATGGAGATTATTGATGCCGAATATCAACTTTTCGCTTCCTGCCCCGCGCGCGCGCCTGATTGCCCTCGGCTTGGTGGTCGCGGTGGCGACCAGCGGCTGCACGCAGCTTAAAGGTCGCCAAGGCTATGTCGTCGATCCGCTGCTGACCTCGGCGATTACGGCAGGCGTCGATAATCGCGAATCGGTAGAAAAGACGCTCGGCCGCCCGACCTTTGTCGGCCAGTTCAGCAACAATGAATATTATTATGTGTCGCGCGAAACGCGCCAGCTCGCCTTTGCCAAGCCGCGTCCGGTGGGGCAGCAAGTGCTGCGTGTCCGCTTCGATCCGGCGGGCAACGTCGTCGCGGTCGATCGCACCGGGCTGGAACTGGTGAGCAAGATCAGCCCCGAAGGCGACAAGACCCCGACGCTGGGCCGCGAGCGCAGCTTCTTTGAAGACATCTTCGGCAACATCGGCGCCGTTGGCGCCCCGGGCGCTGGTGCTCCCGCCGGACAGTAAGGCCATCCTCGCCCCCGCGAAGGGCGAGCGGAGTCACGCGCCTCCGCACGCGGCCGCTGGAAATGTTGCGCTACGCTGATAGCGGCCCCCGCCTTCGCGGGGGCGACGAGACCGCTACTGCGCGATTCCGCCCGCCGCCAGCACCGCCAGCGTCACCAGATCGGACGCCGGTGATGCCATCGTTGCGACCTGCACTGGGTGTTCCATGCCGACCAGCATCGGGCCGATAACGGCGCCGCCGCCCAGCTCGCGCATCAGCTTCGCCGACAGGTTCGCCGATTGCAGGCCGGGCATGACCAGCACATTCGCCGGCCCCGACAGGCGGCAGAACGGATATTTCGCCATCACCTTTTCGTTCAAGGCGACGTCGGGCGCCATTTCGCCTTCATATTCGAACGCCGGTTTGCGCTGATCCAGAATCGACACGGCATCGCGGATATTGTCGAGCCAGCTGCCCGGCGGATTGCCGAAAGTCGAATAGGACAGAAACGCGACGCGCGGCTCATGCCCCATCCGCCGCGCGACCTGCGCGGTGCGCTCGGCGATGTCCGCCAGCATTTCGGCGGTCGGGCGCTCGTTGACCGTCGTGTCGGACATGAAGATCGTCTGATGCTGGCCGACCAGAACATGGATGCCGAACGGCGTCTTGCCCTCGGCATGGTCGATCACCCGGCGCACTTCGCGCATCGTCTGCGAATAGGTGCGGGTGACCCCGGTGATCATCGCATCGCCGAGGCCCAGCTTGAGCATCAGCGAGCCGAAGATGTTACGGTCGCGGTTGACCATCCTTTCGACATCGCGGCGCAGATAGCCGCGGCGTTGCAGCCGTTCGTACAGGATTTCGACCATCTGCGGCACATGCGGCGAATTGACGCTGTTGTGGACCTCGTAATTCTCGGGGTCGGCGACCCCCATCTCCTTCAGCTTGTCGCGCAGCCCTTCGCGACCGACCAGCACCGGGGTGCCATAGCCGCCGTCGCGGAACTGGATCGCTGCGCGCAGCACCACCTCTTCCTCGCCCTCGGCAAATACGACCCGCTTGGGATTGGCGCGCGCCGCTTCATACGCCAGCGTCAGCACCGACGTCGTCGGGTTGAGCCGCGCGCGCAGGGACGTGCGATATTCGTTCAGATCGG carries:
- a CDS encoding outer membrane protein assembly factor BamE, which gives rise to MPNINFSLPAPRARLIALGLVVAVATSGCTQLKGRQGYVVDPLLTSAITAGVDNRESVEKTLGRPTFVGQFSNNEYYYVSRETRQLAFAKPRPVGQQVLRVRFDPAGNVVAVDRTGLELVSKISPEGDKTPTLGRERSFFEDIFGNIGAVGAPGAGAPAGQ